Part of the Thiohalophilus sp. genome is shown below.
CGGTGGTGACCAGTTTTCGCTGTTTATGCCGATCCACGGTTTCGGCGGCGCTGCCGTAACGGGTGTTATTGCGATAACGGACTTCCACAAATACCAGCGTGTCCTTGTCGCGCATGATCAAATCGATTTCGCCGCGACGACAGCGGAAGTTGGCCTGCTCGAAGCGCAATCCCTGTTGTTCCAGATAGCGGCGAGCCAGTTGTTCGGCCCGGCTCCCGCGTTGATCACGCCTGAGCCCCGCCCACATTCCTTATAACCCTTCATCCAGGGCAACGGGGCGGCCGCTGCGAAATTTGACCCAGGTCAGCTGGCGCTGGACCCGTTGCTGCGGATCCAGACTGAGGCTGCCGGTTTCGCCATCATAACGCT
Proteins encoded:
- a CDS encoding YraN family protein; this translates as MWAGLRRDQRGSRAEQLARRYLEQQGLRFEQANFRCRRGEIDLIMRDKDTLVFVEVRYRNNTRYGSAAETVDRHKQRKLVTTALFYLQGNPELARLASRFDVIAINGNSDSPHIDWHPNAIQAQDLTS